The following are from one region of the Magallana gigas chromosome 4, xbMagGiga1.1, whole genome shotgun sequence genome:
- the LOC105340583 gene encoding protocadherin Fat 4, whose amino-acid sequence MSVLGYLFLEGLLVFTVYANTAPDCTPDIRLVTIPETTAPAATVLNLACVDVDTGADGTLTCSIISGNDEGAFGLGTSCDLKTVTQPDFDFGTRSYSLIIRVADGGTPSLTSDVTVNIEIQSANDNVPIFTGVPYTVTVPENHALNTMMLGIAVSDDDILLVNGADELQKYKLVITGGTGSDKFFIGDLAGLYLRKSLDYEVTQVHNLTVVVTDQGLLPQKQATSTVMVTVEDVNDNPPTCSNSYVYVSIPEDQTPPSVLTTLTCTDADSGASGTLTYSIVSGNAAGAFDVQNNGGNCDVRLVTGGIIDFDTTSNSAFQLVVRAIDGGTPQLSTDVTIDIAITSVNEMTPAFHQTTTSVDVSESTAVGTLIYQFTVQETDKIDSTNLQGTVSTIQGQFNSFYCAQPCSYSNCLNHLASGDSAKFAMNPVTAAVYLKEPLDFETAQTHTVTVQVADEGITPQKMSTATLTINVLNTNDNKPVCSAVYFAVTLPENSAVDSQLQDIICSDGDTGALTYAITDGNALDKFKMTGQLLKLKNQIDADTEATQYSLKIEVVDAGPAPAQTTTLTVAVYVTGVDDNVPVWEAPNSGTYSTSISENSGVGTLVQLISATDADLAGTFDADITYSIEDTTSVFGIEPKTGRIYLAKGELDRETLDSYIISVSAFSSNQEAAKILGTVTVAVMDTNDNKPTFSQSSYQVTVPENTGVNLGILTVTAQDPDLATNGQISYSITSGNTGTGCSLALDAASGLISATSAFDYESASLCTIVVKAEDGGTPTPLSSTVTVYVTVTGINEFTPTFPGSLSGTVQENAAAGTAVPFPAASDSDAGDDGSIVYSLMTHTDTFAIKSSTHELFPIHPLDREAQATYEVVILAVDQASVGSNTGTGTMTITVDDVNEYPPDCSISAEVVASPPFTMGLDVYTVICTDQDSPGPHGNIVYTINAGNTNTDFRIEPDGRVVFNKLPSDVNYQLTIIASDSAVVPLSTTIFLNVLLQSDPVFTNMPGTALIDESSPLGSSVFDVLGSTASGFKSFSIVSGNTENKFKINSYTGNVFIYSALDREVTASYTLGIRITDINLSKTADNAITVTVVDNNDNPPTFGSTFYETSIAENIGVGTLIQDLAATDIDSAGPNSAMSYSIASGNAESKFEIDTSGQLKLSATLDAETTKIYMLTVVATDAGTPPLTGTTIVLLQVTNVNEYQTEFLTTGGAYSHTLAENTALGTLIFTVTAQDLDVGSAITYAITVGNDNSFTVDRQSGNIYLTKLLDRETTPSYSLTITASNGQGDVTNAVLALTITDVNDNDPVFSQNVYTGQVIENYPIGGSVTRVTCTDTDSGVNKDLTLSIVAGNTGNAFRITSDVIEVNSVLDYEATNKYVILIESKDNGSPRRSSTATVDIDITPVYAQPRFASNTQSITIAENTQIGTSVFDSDATISGALENKDLSYAITSGNSDGKFAVNEYTGQLSVIGNLDRDTTASYDITITSVNMQQNTLRDFVTVTVTLSDINDNKPIFSVSKYSFTIPEDSPINSVVGTLTASDKDTGTNSAISFSIISGEFSSDFIIDSSTAVLKVNSVLNAPLRSSYALIVQAVDGGTPSLASTVEVDIIITDINDNSPIFSPTTVIVKVNEMLNISSALYSVHATDADAGANARLTYSILSGNGDLRFSVDPNNGKVLLRNLLDREAVGLYTLSIIAVDAGSPAKTGSLTLSIEVMDANDNSPYFIGEPYSITLGRASPVGTYLTTITGNDTDIMDNAVIEYFIAGGDVTNTFFLNKDSGRVSTVTSLVSSPDTYSLVIHAIDKGVPKKTSTTTLSVKIDPPYSPTSSDFSYSIDENVAIDTSVGTVIPDPIHNPGTTIEYTIISGNFNNNFKIGANNGVVKVAHAIDHEERINYFLTVHIQDTVNTGLVYNKNVNVKVNDLNDNMPTFQSSTITFDAVVENSPVGLTIGQVPATDADSDLNGQVTYEIDPSDTAALTALSITSSGHLTLSISPDYESSPRIAFIVYAKDQGTPSLTGSVNVVIDVVDVYDNPRSTSTNGQSPFYSLECPTTAKNGDVIVKVKVADFGFTIGPSDSVRYSLIGGTTLFNVGSTSGDLYVKDRSKLFDGTRYFFSMAVRIQTSGNNVTATSALFRVDTMTPTEHMVVLTHSISKATVESQKHLLLASLQNLFPANTRVGIWRITETTTTARRRLLASTSQSTMYVVNSVSADTQSGIDGNKPFMSQDNILNVLRESPDGTPSSVLTTPTFATFPVTSVDPSTEFVISDTESWPETTEGIAVLATIGLTILIAVLFTVIYCVCTYRGRKYKLKEENGEVTKSTTKVRPEKKHSTQESFIINDIPPEALPVIPTYRESLQHQVYNPRKNSKNNEVLVRKTSKHVSVTELNHSTMTDDVPPKLFHPGGRRERSDISRREGVVTPRNIMFE is encoded by the exons GTTATCACAG GAGGAACAGGGTCCGATAAGTTCTTCATCGGAGACCTGGCGGGCCTTTACTTGAGGAAGAGCTTGGACTATGAAGTGACGCAGGTCCACAATCTGACGGTGGTCGTCACGGACCAGGGGCTGTTGCCACAGAAACAGGCGACATCTACTGTCATGGTTACCGTGGAGGACGTCAATGATAACCCACCG ACGTGTTCCAATAGCTACGTTTATGTGAGTATTCCGGAGGACCAGACTCCCCCGTCAGTCCTGACCACTCTGACGTGTACGGACGCCGACAGTGGGGCCAGCGGGACCCTGACCTACTCCATAGTGTCGGGGAATGCAGCGGGGGCGTTTGATGTTCAGAACAATGGCGGAAACTGTGACGTCAGACTAGTGACGGGCGGGATAATTGATTTTGATACAACCTCAAATTCAGCCTTTCaa TTGGTAGTACGTGCGATAGATGGGGGCACTCCTCAGTTGTCGACTGACGTCACCATCGATATCGCCATTACGTCAGTGAATGAGATGACGCCAGCGTTTCATCAGACGACAACTTCAGTTGACGTCAGTGAGAGTACGGCGGTGGGGACGCTCATCTATCAGTTTACTGTCCAGGAGACGGATAAAATTGACTCCACGAACCTGCAGGGCACCGTCAGTACCATACAAG GGCAGTTT AATTCGTTTTATTGTGCACAACCTTGTTCTTATTCAAATTGCTTAAATCATTTAGCTTCAGGAGACTCAGCAAAATTTGCTATGAACCCAGTCACGGCTGCTGTGTATCTCAAGGAACCTTTAGATTTTGAAACGGCACAGACTCACACAGTTACAGTCCAAGTGGCGGATGAGGGAATCACCCCTCAGAAAATGTCGACTGCTACGCTAACTATCAACGTATTGAATACAAATGATAACAAACCA GTTTGTTCGGCAGTGTATTTTGCCGTTACTTTACCAGAGAACAGTGCTGTTGATAGTCAACTCCAGGATATTATTTGTAGTGACGGAGATACCGGGGCACTGACCTACGCTATCACTGACg GCAACGCTTTAGACAAGTTCAAAATGACTGGACAACTcctaaaattgaaaaatcaaattgacGCTGACACTGAGGCTAcgcaatacagtctaaaaatagaAGTCGTTGATGCTGGACCCGCGCCTGCGCAGACAACTACATTAACGGTGGCTGTGTACGTCACTGGTGTAGATGACAATGTTCCTGTATGGGAAGCTCCTAACAGTGGAACATACAGCACAT CTATTTCCGAGAATTCAGGAGTAGGAACGTTGGTGCAGCTTATAAGTGCTACCGACGCAGACTTGGCGGGCACCTTCGATGCTGATATTACATATAGTATAGAAGACACGACATCAGTATTTGGAATTGAACCAAAGACAG GTCGAATCTATCTTGCGAAAGGGGAACTGGACCGGGAGACGTTGGACAGTTACATCATAAGTGTTTCTGCGTTTTCGTCCAATCAGGAGGCGGCAAAGATCCTGGGAACCGTGACGGTTGCTGTTATGGATACCAACGACAACAAACCAACATTCTCTCAG AGTTCATACCAAGTAACAGTTCCAGAGAACACAGGTGTAAACCTTGGAATTCTGACTGTGACTGCACAAGATCCGGATCTTGCAACGAACGGACAGATATCTTATTCCATCACAA GTGGAAACACAGGAACCGGATGTTCTCTGGCCTTAGATGCTGCTTCCGGTTTGATATCTGCTACTTCCGCGTTTGATTACGAGTCTGCTAGTCTTTGTACGATTGTGGTCAAGGCAGAAGATGGTGGCACACCTACTCCTCTCTCTTCAACAGTGACTGTTTACGTCACAGTAACCGGAATAAACGAGTTCACGCCGACCTTTCCAGGATCTTTGTCTGGCACAGTGCAAGAAAACGCCGCAGCAG GTACGGCCGTGCCCTTTCCGGCCGCCTCAGATTCGGACGCAGGTGATGACGGGTCTATTGTTTACTCTTTGATGACACACACAGATACGTTTGCAATCAAAAGTTCCACGCACGAACTGTTCCCAATTCATCCCCTTGACCGCGAAGCGCAAGCTACGTATGAAGTGGTGATTTTAGCTGTGGACCAGGCCAGTGTCGGAAGTAACACCGGAACAGGTACCATGACGATCACCGTCGATGACGTCAACGAATATCCCCCAGATTGTTCGATAAGTGCCGAGGTTGTTGCAAGTCCTCCGTTTACTATGGGCTTAGACGTCTATACAGTGATATGTACCGATCAGGATTCGCCCGGCCCGCATGGCAACATTGTCTACACGATAAATGCGGGAAATACAAACACGGATTTTCGGATTGAGCCAGATGGCCGGGTTGTATTCAATAAATTACCGAGTGACGTTAACTATCAACTCACAATCATTGCGTCAGATTCTGCTGTTGTTCCTCTTTCAACGACCATATTTCTCAATGTACTGTTACAATCAGACCCGGTATTTACGAACATGCCTGGTACTGCGTTAATTGATGAGTCGTCTCCTCTTGGTTCCTCTGTTTTCGACGTTTTGGGAAGCACCGCATCTGGATTTAAATCGTTTTCGATAGTTAGCGGCAATacagaaaataaattcaaaatcaattctTACACCGgcaatgtatttatttactcGGCTTTGGATAGAGAGGTTACTGCATCTTATACCTTAGGTATCAGAATCACTGATATAAATCTATCGAAGACTGCCGATAACGCAATTACCGTGACCGTTGTTGATAATAACGACAACCCGCCAACATTTGGTTCCACGTTTTATGAAACGTCTATTGCAGAGAACATTGGTGTAGGGACATTGATTCAAGATTTGGCTGCAACAGACATTGATTCAGCAGGACCAAACAGCGCGATGTCTTACTCCATAGCTAGCGGTAACGCTGAGAGCAAATTCGAGATAGACACAAGTGGTCAATTAAAACTTAGTGCTACATTGGATGCTGAAACTACCAAAATTTACATGCTAACGGTAGTAGCCACTGACGCCGGAACACCACCCCTAACAGGGACCACAATAGTTCTATTGCAAGTGACGAATGTTAACGAATACCAAACGGAGTTCTTGACAACAGGTGGTGCGTATTCGCACACTCTTGCGGAAAACACTGCATTGGGCACTCTCATATTCACCGTCACTGCTCAAGATCTCGATGTAGGGTCTGCAATAACGTATGCCATCACTGTAGGAAACGATAACTCGTTCACTGTTGATCGTCAGTCTGGAAACATCTATCTCACTAAGCTGCTGGATCGAGAGACAACGCCTTCCTACTCGTTAACGATTACTGCGAGCAACGGACAAGGTGACGTCACCAACGCCGTCCTCGCTTTGACAATCACGGACGTCAATGACAACGATCCAGTTTTCTCACAGAATGTTTACACGGGCCAAGTTATTGAGAATTATCCAATTGGAGGATCTGTTACACGTGTAACGTGCACTGATACTGATTCTGGAGTAAACAAGGACCTGACTTTGTCCATCGTGGCGGGGAACACGGGGAACGCTTTCCGAATCACTTCTGATGTAATCGAGGTGAACTCTGTCCTGGATTACGAAGCGACAAATAAATACGTCATCCTGATTGAAAGCAAAGATAATGGCAGTCCGCGAAGGTCTTCAACTGCAACCGTTGATATTGATATTACTCCTGTTTATGCACAGCCACGTTTCGCATCAAATACACAGTCTATCACTATAGCAGAAAATACACAGATTGGTACATCGGTGTTTGATTCAGACGCGACAATCAGCGGCGCACTTGAAAACAAGGACCTTTCCTATGCAATAACTTCTGGTAACTCCGATGGAAAATTTGCTGTAAATGAATATACCGGACAATTGAGTGTTATTGGAAATCTTGACAGGGACACCACAGCAAGTTATGACATAACGATAACATCAGTAAACATGCAACAGAACACGCTGCGTGATTTCGTCACAGTTACAGTTACGCTTAGTGATATAAATGACAACAAACCTATCTTCTCTGTTTCCAAATATTCCTTCACAATACCAGAGGATAGTCCAATAAATTCCGTCGTTGGAACATTGACAGCATCAGATAAGGACACGGGAACCAATTCGGCTATTAGTTTCTCCATTATTTCTGGTGAATTCAGTTCTGATTTCATCATAGATTCGTCGACTGCGGTCTTGAAAGTGAATTCTGTGCTTAACGCCCCACTAAGAAGCTCGTATGCTCTAATCGTCCAAGCTGTTGATGGCGGGACTCCATCTCTTGCTAGTACCGTTGAAGTAGACATCATTATAACGGATATTAATGACAACTCTCCTATATTCAGTCCAACAACTGTTATCGTTAAAGTGAACGAAATGTTGAACATAAGCAGTGCTCTGTATTCCGTGCACGCGACTGATGCCGACGCTGGAGCAAACGCTCGATTGACATACTCCATTCTTTCTGGAAACGGCGACCTTCGGTTTTCCGTAGATCCTAACAATGGGAAAGTCCTTCTTCGAAACTTGCTAGATCGTGAAGCTGTAGGATTATACACTCTTAGTATCATAGCTGTTGATGCCGGTAGTCCAGCAAAAACGGGGAGCCTGACCTTAAGTATAGAAGTCATGGACGCCAACGATAACTCTCCGTATTTCATTGGAGAACCCTATTCGATTACTCTTGGGCGAGCTAGCCCAGTAGGAACATATCTAACCACGATTACTGGTAACGACACCGATATAATGGACAATGCTGTCATTGAATACTTCATAGCTGGCGGTGACGTTACAAACACTTTCTTCTTGAACAAAGACAGTGGACGGGTATCGACAGTGACGTCATTAGTTTCATCTCCGGATACGTATTCCTTGGTGATTCATGCAATAGATAAAGGAGTTCCGAAGAAAACCTCTACCACCACACTGAGTGTTAAGATAGATCCTCCATACTCGCCGACCTCAAGCGACTTCTCTTATAGTATTGACGAAAACGTGGCTATAGATACGTCTGTAGGCACAGTGATACCCGATCCAATACATAACCCGGGCACAACAATCGAATATACGATTATCTCAGGAAACTTCAATAACAACTTCAAAATTGGGGCAAACAATGGCGTCGTGAAGGTAGCTCATGCTATAGATCACGAGGAACGAATCAACTATTTTCTCACCGTACACATTCAGGATACTGTGAACACTGGTCTTGTATACAACAAAAACGTTAACGTGAAGGTTAATGATCTTAATGACAACATGCCAACATTTCAGTCTTCAACTATCACATTCGATGCTGTTGTTGAAAATTCACCTGTTGGGTTAACTATTGGTCAAGTCCCTGCTACGGACGCTGATAGTGACTTGAATGGACAAGTAACGTACGAGATAGACCCCTCTGATACAGCTGCCTTGACTGCATTAAGTATTACTTCGTCGGGTCATCTGACACTGTCGATTTCTCCGGACTACGAATCCTCTCCAAGAATAGCTTTCATCGTTTATGCAAAAGACCAAGGCACTCCGTCTTTAACAGGAAGTGTTAATGTTGTGATTGATGTAGTTGATGTTTACGATAATCCCCGTTCGACTTCAACTAACGGACAGTCTCCTTTTTATTCCCTGGAATGTCCAACAACGGCAAAGAATGGTGATGTGATAGTAAAAGTAAAAGTAGCCGATTTCGGGTTCACGATTGGACCGAGTGATTCTGTAAGGTACAGTTTGATTGGAGGAACTACGTTGTTTAATGTAGGGTCCACCTCGGGAGATTTATACGTCAAAGACCGCAGTAAATTGTTTGATGGCACGCGTTATTTCTTTTCAATGGCCGTTAGAATCCAAACATCCGGGAACAACGTAACGGCGACGTCCGCTCTGTTCCGAGTGGATACGATGACACCAACAGAACATATGGTCGTGCTTACCCACAGTATTTCAAAAGCAACCGTGGAATCACAGAA GCATCTGCTTCTTGCATCTCTTCAAAACTTGTTTCCCGCCAATACAAGGGTCGGAATTTGGAGAATTACAGAAACCACGACCACAGCAAGACGTCGTCTGTTGGCGTCAAC tTCACAGTCCACTATGTACGTCGTCAATAGCGTGTCAGCTGACACTCAGTCTGGTATCGATGGAAACAAACCTTTCATGTCTCAAGATAACATCCTCAACGTGCTGCGCGAGTCTCCCGACGGCACGCCCTCCTCCGTTCTAACCACGCCCACTTTTGCGACGTTTCCTGTGACGTCAGTCGACCCATCTACCGAGTTTGTCATCTCGGACACCGAGTCTTGGCCGGAAACTACCGAAGGAATCGCTGTATTGGCGACTATTGGATTGACCATCCTTATTGCTGTGTTGTTCACTGTGATCTATTGCGTCTGCACGTACAGGGGACGGAAATACAA GTTAAAGGAAGAAAATGGAGAAGTTACTAAAT CTACAACCAAAGTTCGGCCTGAAAAGAAACATTCAACACAGGaatcatttattattaat GATATCCCTCCGGAAGCATTGCCAGTCATTCCGACCTATCGAGAGTCCCTCCAACACCAAGTCTACAATCCGAGAAAAA ATTCGAAGAACAACGAAGTTCTGGTTCGGAAAACAAGCAAACATGTGTCTGTGACGGAACTTAACCATTCAACCATGACAGACGAtg TCCCGCCCAAACTGTTTCATCCGGGTGGTCGGAGAGAAAGAAGTGACATCTCGCGACGGGAAGGTGTGGTCACCCCAAGAAATATCATGTTTGAGTGA